The proteins below come from a single Micromonospora citrea genomic window:
- a CDS encoding carboxymuconolactone decarboxylase family protein, protein MHRINVAEAAPQGYQAVLGLEKYARTNVERTVYHLVKLRASVLNGCAFCVDMHTRDALAEGESSRRLFAVAAWREAPFFDERERAALALTDAVTRLGEHGVPDEVWDAAAKVWSERELADLLIAIATINVWNRIAVTSRTQPPLDV, encoded by the coding sequence ATGCACAGGATCAACGTGGCGGAGGCGGCACCGCAGGGCTACCAGGCCGTGCTGGGGCTGGAGAAGTACGCCCGGACGAACGTCGAGCGCACCGTGTACCACCTGGTCAAGCTCCGGGCGTCGGTGCTGAACGGGTGCGCGTTCTGCGTCGACATGCACACCCGCGACGCGCTCGCCGAGGGCGAGTCGAGCCGGCGGCTCTTCGCGGTCGCCGCCTGGCGGGAGGCGCCCTTCTTCGACGAGCGGGAGCGGGCCGCGCTGGCGCTCACCGACGCGGTCACCCGGCTCGGCGAGCACGGCGTGCCCGACGAGGTGTGGGACGCGGCGGCGAAGGTGTGGTCGGAGAGGGAGCTCGCCGACCTGCTGATCGCGATCGCCACAATCAACGTGTGGAACCGCATCGCCGTGACCAGCCGGACCCAGCCGCCGCTGGACGTGTGA
- the ndk gene encoding nucleoside-diphosphate kinase, with amino-acid sequence MSSSSPDERTLVLIKPDAVRRGLVGEVISRFERKGLRIDAMVSRTMDAALADEHYAEHVDKPFYPPLKDFMTGGPLVALVLSGDQVIDVVRGLVGSTDGRKAAAGTIRGDFSLSNRENLVHASDSPDSAKREIALWFPELG; translated from the coding sequence GTGTCCAGCAGCAGCCCCGATGAGCGCACCCTCGTACTGATCAAGCCCGACGCGGTCCGCCGTGGGCTGGTCGGTGAGGTGATCTCCCGCTTCGAGCGCAAGGGGCTGCGGATCGACGCGATGGTGTCCCGGACGATGGACGCGGCGCTGGCCGACGAGCACTACGCCGAGCACGTGGACAAGCCGTTCTACCCGCCGCTGAAGGACTTCATGACCGGCGGCCCGCTGGTCGCGTTGGTGCTCTCGGGCGACCAGGTCATCGACGTGGTGCGCGGGCTGGTCGGGTCGACCGACGGGCGCAAGGCGGCCGCCGGCACCATCCGCGGCGACTTCTCGCTGTCCAACCGGGAGAACCTGGTGCACGCCTCCGACTCGCCGGACAGCGCGAAGCGCGAGATCGCGCTCTGGTTCCCCGAGCTGGGCTGA
- a CDS encoding VOC family protein, with amino-acid sequence MANGGNRPIAPVRKLIAAVLGTVATFVVLFGLGMTSWAIVALGVALLVLAVALATVRGGGRTWVVGVGHVHSASEPPTQYAFGRCELQLVIDAPGLPPRSKKIIEPRVPVAKWPSLGQTLPIRVALDDQRHVRVLWDDVPTHAETAATVAADLPPEYAGPDPLDDVLIQQEAPPWADRAPEDDFRDPLGAPGADPLGDPLGDPLGDEPVGRPEEREPVVVHQRPGGPVVLEGTLVEQPTTGTLPRRATPTPRPPAEERFDPPAPADRSADPLDLPLDDPIQARERPRGERISQAELDEAIFGPTAGRADEEAGATAADPDDPGAPIAGVGLTLLVTDLPRSLAFYRDLGFTEVDRGAGNAVLASGATRLVLREVTEAAPISRRLVHVNLEVDDIDSAYERLRGSGVRFTYAPRVVNRGTKLEVWAAAFRDPDGHGIALTQWRERADA; translated from the coding sequence GTGGCGAATGGCGGGAACCGGCCCATCGCGCCGGTACGCAAGCTGATCGCCGCGGTGCTCGGCACCGTGGCCACCTTCGTGGTCCTCTTCGGGCTGGGCATGACGAGCTGGGCCATCGTGGCGCTCGGGGTCGCCCTGCTGGTGCTGGCCGTCGCGCTGGCCACCGTGCGCGGCGGCGGGCGCACCTGGGTGGTGGGCGTGGGCCACGTGCACAGCGCCTCCGAGCCGCCCACCCAGTACGCCTTCGGCCGCTGCGAGCTGCAACTGGTGATCGACGCGCCGGGGCTGCCGCCCCGGTCCAAGAAGATCATCGAGCCGCGGGTGCCGGTGGCGAAGTGGCCGTCGCTGGGGCAGACGCTGCCGATCCGGGTGGCCCTGGACGACCAGCGCCACGTCCGGGTGCTCTGGGACGACGTGCCCACCCACGCGGAGACCGCCGCCACCGTCGCCGCCGACCTCCCGCCCGAGTACGCGGGCCCGGATCCGCTGGACGACGTGCTGATCCAGCAGGAGGCGCCGCCCTGGGCCGACCGCGCGCCGGAAGACGACTTCCGCGATCCGCTCGGCGCCCCCGGCGCGGACCCGCTGGGCGACCCGCTCGGCGACCCGCTCGGCGACGAGCCCGTCGGGCGGCCCGAGGAGCGCGAGCCCGTCGTGGTGCACCAGCGACCCGGCGGCCCGGTCGTGCTGGAGGGCACGCTCGTCGAGCAGCCCACGACGGGCACCCTGCCCCGTCGCGCCACCCCGACGCCCCGCCCGCCGGCGGAGGAGCGGTTCGATCCGCCCGCCCCCGCCGACCGGAGCGCCGACCCGCTCGACCTGCCCCTGGACGACCCCATCCAGGCCCGCGAACGGCCACGCGGGGAGCGGATCAGCCAGGCGGAGCTGGACGAGGCGATCTTCGGCCCCACGGCGGGCCGCGCCGACGAGGAGGCCGGCGCCACCGCGGCGGATCCCGACGACCCCGGTGCGCCGATCGCCGGCGTGGGGCTGACGCTGCTGGTCACCGACCTGCCCCGCTCGCTGGCGTTCTACCGGGACCTGGGCTTCACCGAGGTCGACCGGGGCGCTGGCAACGCGGTCCTCGCCTCCGGCGCGACCCGGCTGGTGCTGCGGGAGGTCACCGAGGCCGCGCCGATCAGCCGCCGGCTCGTGCACGTCAACCTCGAGGTCGACGACATCGACTCCGCGTACGAGCGGCTGCGCGGCTCCGGCGTCCGGTTCACGTACGCACCCAGGGTGGTCAACCGGGGCACGAAGCTGGAGGTGTGGGCGGCCGCGTTCCGCGACCCGGACGGCCACGGCATCGCCCTCACCCAGTGGCGCGAACGCGCCGACGCCTGA
- the sigJ gene encoding RNA polymerase sigma factor SigJ, translated as MTTAGATQAAGALDAHRPMLLGLAYRLLGSRHDAEDVLQEAYLRWLGADRAAVAEPRRYLSRVVTRLALDRLRARRASRETYVGPWLPEPVPTAPSPFGPLDAVELRDSLSTALLHLLERLTPPERAVYVLHTAFDLPYAEIAGILDRSVADCRQLHHRAAARIGQDRRRFTADRAEQERLLDAFLAAARDGDLAALTGLVAADATAWSDGGGRVKAARNPVSGADRVARFFAGLYGPGREFTVRRVELNGQPAALVTRPDGATYALTVGAAGGRITGLYLVGNPDKLRWAA; from the coding sequence GTGACCACGGCAGGGGCGACGCAGGCGGCCGGTGCGCTCGACGCGCACCGGCCGATGCTGCTCGGCCTGGCGTACCGCCTGCTCGGCAGCCGGCACGACGCGGAGGACGTGCTCCAGGAGGCGTACCTGCGCTGGCTGGGGGCCGACCGGGCGGCGGTCGCGGAGCCGCGCCGCTACCTGTCCCGGGTGGTCACCCGGCTGGCGCTGGACCGGCTGCGCGCCCGGCGGGCCTCCCGGGAGACGTACGTCGGTCCGTGGCTGCCCGAGCCCGTGCCGACCGCGCCGTCGCCGTTCGGGCCGCTGGACGCCGTGGAGCTGCGCGACTCCCTCTCCACGGCCCTGCTGCACCTGCTGGAGCGGCTCACCCCGCCGGAGCGCGCGGTCTACGTGCTGCACACCGCCTTCGACCTGCCGTACGCCGAGATCGCCGGGATCCTGGACCGGTCGGTGGCGGACTGCCGGCAGCTGCACCACCGGGCGGCGGCCCGGATCGGCCAGGACCGGCGGCGGTTCACCGCCGACCGGGCCGAGCAGGAACGGCTGCTGGACGCCTTCCTCGCCGCCGCCCGCGACGGCGACCTGGCGGCGCTGACCGGGCTGGTGGCGGCCGACGCGACCGCCTGGTCCGACGGCGGCGGCCGGGTGAAGGCGGCCCGCAACCCGGTCTCGGGAGCGGACCGGGTGGCCCGCTTCTTCGCCGGCCTCTACGGGCCCGGCCGGGAGTTCACCGTGCGCCGGGTGGAGCTCAACGGCCAGCCGGCCGCCCTGGTGACCCGCCCCGACGGCGCCACGTACGCGTTGACCGTCGGCGCGGCCGGCGGGCGGATCACCGGGCTCTACCTGGTCGGCAACCCCGACAAGCTGCGGTGGGCGGCCTGA